A window of Diospyros lotus cultivar Yz01 chromosome 14, ASM1463336v1, whole genome shotgun sequence contains these coding sequences:
- the LOC127790844 gene encoding dirigent protein 22-like produces the protein MPGAAIFAVFIFSLLAAGQSQEYFSRSLTQKKLGLKKEKLSHLHFYFHDIVSGRTPTAVRVAEAAVTNSSPTGFGAVVMMDDPLTVKPQLSSKQVGRAQGIYASAAMEELGFLMVLNFAFTEGKYNGSNLSVLGRNTVFSAVREMPVVGGSGVFRFARGYAEARTHWLNFTSGDAVVEYNVYVFHY, from the exons ATGCCCGGAGCCGCCATCTTCGcagttttcattttctccctCCTCGCTGCCGGACAATCCCAGGAGTACTTCTCCAGAAGCCTAACTCAGAAGAAGCTCGGCCTGAAGAAGGAGAAGCTCAGCCACCTCCACTTCTACTTCCACGACATAGTCAGCGGCCGAACCCCCACCGCCGTCCGCGTTGCTGAGGCCGCCGTCACCAATTCCTCGCCCACGGGGTTCGGCGCGGTCGTGATGATGGACGACCCCTTGACCGTCAAGCCCCAGCTCAGCTCCAAACAG GTCGGGAGGGCGCAGGGGATCTACGCTTCGGCGGCCATGGAGGAGCTGGGGTTTCTGATGGTTCTGAACTTTGCGTTTACGGAAGGGAAGTACAATGGGAGCAACCTGAGCGTTCTGGGGCGGAACACGGTGTTCTCCGCTGTGAGGGAGATGCCGGTGGTCGGCGGGAGCGGGGTTTTCCGGTTCGCGCGTGGGTACGCGGAGGCGAGGACCCATTGGCTCAACTTCACGAGCGGCGATGCTGTAGTGGAATACAACGTCTACGTCTTCCATTATTGA
- the LOC127790845 gene encoding uncharacterized protein LOC127790845 isoform X1 — protein MTCLKRRSITCPRSPVLVSTSARARVHARACACQCHHHPRVGVTRGCHECVQAPTCLLLCAHVSTTTRPRACTRVPTPSRDPVKATPMRPCQNHLRGSRQKDRVTRHLVASSIAINKGVLLPIRLDLALVECLVQFMVLIQGSHMFRNMLRDQSGFIFLLGFLHC, from the exons atgacctgTTTGAAAAGAAGATCGATTACATGCCCACGATCGCCCGTGCTCGTGTCCACATCCGCTCGCGCTCGCGTCCATGCTCGCGCTTGCGCATGTCAGTGCCACCATCACCCTAGAGTAGGGGTAACCCGAGGGTGCCATGAATGCGTGCAAGCGCCCACGTGCCTGCTCCTATGCGCCCATGTGTCGACAACCACGCGTCCGCGTGCCTGCACTCGCGTGCCAACACCTTCAAGAGACCCGGTCAAAGCTACCCCCATGAGACCCTGTCAAAACCACCTCCGAGGTTCTCGCCAAAAAGATCGGGTCACCCGCCACTTGGTAGCCTCTTCCATTGCTATAAATAAGGGGGTCCTCCTCCCTATTCG GCTGGATCTGGCATTGGTGGAATGCTTAGTGCAATTCATGGTTTTAATACAG GGATCCCATATGTTCAGAAACATGTTAAGGGACCAAAGTGGCTTCATTTTCTTATTGGG GTTCCTCCACTGCTAA